The following proteins come from a genomic window of Anaerobutyricum hallii:
- a CDS encoding tetratricopeptide repeat protein — protein sequence MRKIIIRGAIVVVILLAGTGIFQWHNYQQKIEYRKEALLYFKEEDYSKTISYLEEALKRKSVFAREIDLDMTCYLAESHYQLKEYDKAEKIYNKLINNDSKNAQYYMLKGECVAKSGDAQGAVKVYEQGWNHTQDTDFLEKICEIYVEKQNYDKALKYVQKGIEQGGETKADFMYGKIVIYEKAEAYDKAYEAAKKYVELYPDDEAGKKEYTFLSTRI from the coding sequence ATGCGTAAAATTATCATTCGTGGTGCAATTGTCGTTGTGATTTTATTAGCCGGAACAGGTATTTTTCAGTGGCATAATTATCAGCAGAAGATCGAATACCGAAAAGAGGCATTGCTTTATTTTAAGGAAGAAGATTATTCTAAAACAATCTCATACCTGGAAGAAGCGTTAAAGCGGAAGTCTGTGTTTGCCAGAGAGATTGATCTGGATATGACCTGTTATCTGGCAGAGAGTCATTATCAGCTAAAAGAATATGATAAAGCGGAAAAAATATACAATAAACTTATTAATAATGACAGTAAAAATGCACAATATTATATGTTGAAGGGCGAGTGTGTCGCAAAGTCCGGTGATGCACAAGGAGCCGTAAAAGTGTATGAACAAGGCTGGAATCATACACAGGATACTGATTTTCTGGAAAAAATCTGTGAAATATATGTAGAAAAACAGAATTATGATAAAGCACTGAAGTATGTTCAGAAGGGGATTGAACAGGGCGGTGAAACGAAGGCAGATTTTATGTATGGAAAGATTGTCATCTATGAAAAAGCAGAGGCGTATGATAAGGCATACGAGGCAGCGAAAAAATATGTAGAGCTTTATCCAGATGATGAAGCTGGGAAGAAAGAGTATACGTTTTTATCGACAAGGATTTAA
- the rpsO gene encoding 30S ribosomal protein S15, protein MITKEMKQEIMTKYARTEGDTGSPEVQVALLTARINDLQNHFKANPKDHHSRRGLLKMVGQRRNLLAYLKGKDIERYRTLIEQLGLRK, encoded by the coding sequence ATGATTACAAAGGAAATGAAACAGGAAATTATGACAAAATATGCAAGAACAGAAGGAGATACAGGTTCACCTGAAGTACAGGTAGCACTTCTTACAGCAAGAATTAATGATCTTCAGAATCATTTTAAGGCAAACCCTAAGGATCATCATTCAAGACGTGGTCTTTTAAAGATGGTTGGTCAGAGAAGAAACCTTCTTGCATACTTAAAAGGTAAAGATATTGAACGTTACAGAACCTTAATCGAACAGTTAGGTTTAAGAAAATAA
- a CDS encoding RluA family pseudouridine synthase, which produces MTETAKQEKVNQESKQEQRYYYTVMEEQEGMRLDQFLAAELKEHSRSYIQKLIKEGQVQVGEKKQKPGYRLRVDDAVVICVPPLKELEVLPEQMDLDILYEDEDVILINKQKDMVVHPCPGRYKGTLVNGLLYHCKDNLSGINGVLRPGIVHRIDKDTTGVLVVCKNDMAHKSLAEQLKEHSITRKYEAIVYNNFTQEEGTVDAPIGRSPVDRKKMAVEPKNGKRAVTHYKVLSHLNHQVNHIECQLETGRTHQIRVHMASIRHPLLGDTIYGPKNDMGLTGQCLHARVLGFVHPRTGEYVEFEAPLPEYFQKLLEKYS; this is translated from the coding sequence ATGACAGAAACGGCAAAGCAAGAGAAAGTAAATCAGGAAAGTAAGCAGGAACAAAGATATTATTATACGGTTATGGAAGAACAGGAAGGGATGCGTTTAGATCAATTTCTCGCAGCAGAGTTAAAAGAACATTCCCGTTCTTATATTCAAAAGCTGATCAAAGAAGGGCAGGTTCAGGTAGGAGAGAAAAAACAAAAACCAGGATACCGTCTTCGTGTGGACGATGCCGTTGTGATCTGTGTCCCTCCATTAAAGGAATTAGAAGTTCTTCCGGAACAAATGGATCTGGACATTCTTTATGAGGACGAAGATGTTATTTTAATTAATAAACAAAAAGATATGGTTGTTCATCCTTGTCCGGGACGTTATAAAGGAACACTTGTAAATGGACTCCTTTATCATTGTAAAGATAATCTTTCGGGAATTAACGGTGTTTTACGACCGGGAATCGTTCATAGAATCGATAAAGATACGACAGGAGTTCTTGTTGTGTGCAAGAATGACATGGCGCACAAAAGCCTGGCAGAACAGTTAAAAGAACATTCAATCACAAGAAAATACGAAGCAATCGTATATAATAACTTTACGCAGGAAGAAGGAACTGTTGACGCACCGATCGGAAGAAGCCCGGTTGACAGAAAGAAGATGGCTGTCGAACCTAAAAACGGAAAGCGGGCAGTAACACATTACAAAGTACTCAGTCATTTAAATCATCAGGTGAATCATATTGAGTGCCAGTTAGAAACAGGCAGAACGCATCAGATTCGTGTGCATATGGCAAGCATACGCCATCCTTTATTAGGAGATACGATTTATGGTCCAAAGAATGATATGGGACTTACCGGACAGTGCCTTCATGCCAGAGTGCTTGGATTTGTTCATCCAAGGACAGGAGAGTATGTAGAATTTGAGGCGCCGCTTCCTGAATACTTCCAGAAACTTCTTGAAAAATATTCTTAA
- the lspA gene encoding signal peptidase II: MGKKLKAAVIFIILLLADQLTKLWAVKVLKPIGSIPVIRNVLEIYYVENRGAAFGIMQNKQWFFLIITLAVLAGLIWISGKIPEERHFTPLKICLYFVGAGAVGNMIDRIFRKYVVDFVYFSLINFPVFNVADIYVTVAAVMLVILILFFYQEEDFDRIFPKKTKEGRREL, encoded by the coding sequence ATGGGGAAAAAATTAAAAGCAGCAGTTATTTTTATTATACTTCTGTTAGCAGACCAGCTTACAAAATTATGGGCAGTAAAGGTATTAAAGCCAATAGGAAGTATTCCTGTTATCCGGAATGTACTTGAGATTTATTATGTGGAAAACCGGGGAGCAGCATTTGGAATCATGCAGAATAAACAATGGTTCTTTTTGATCATTACTCTGGCGGTACTGGCGGGTCTTATATGGATTTCGGGAAAGATACCGGAGGAAAGACATTTTACTCCGTTAAAGATATGCCTGTATTTCGTGGGAGCAGGAGCTGTAGGAAATATGATAGACCGTATTTTCAGGAAGTACGTTGTGGATTTTGTTTATTTCAGCCTCATTAACTTTCCAGTATTTAATGTGGCAGATATTTATGTGACAGTGGCGGCGGTTATGCTTGTTATTTTAATTTTATTCTTCTATCAGGAAGAAGATTTTGACAGGATATTTCCTAAAAAAACAAAAGAGGGCAGGCGGGAGTTGTAA
- the aroB gene encoding 3-dehydroquinate synthase: MLEKRLEVSAEGKKVYDIVIENSFSNLVKELSALDIQERKLCIVTERRVASYYLEEVKSILEGRCAKVEVYIFQEGEASKNLSTVDNLYHFLITHEFDRKDMLLALGGGVTGDLTGFAAATYLRGIDFVQIPTSLLAQVDSSIGGKTGVDYHAYKNMVGAFYMPKLVYINVNTIKTLSERQYHSGLGEVIKHGLIRDRAYFEWIKANKEAIAERKDEALAHMVEESCLIKRAVVEEDPKEHGVRALLNFGHTLGHSIEKLMNFSLTHGECVAIGSLLAADISSKRGYISEQENKEIKNIYAYFDFPALPKELKAKEVVKETKHDKKMEHGKIKFILLDQIGKAAIYQDVTPEEMLAVIEQGEV; the protein is encoded by the coding sequence ATGTTAGAAAAAAGACTCGAAGTAAGTGCAGAAGGAAAAAAAGTATATGATATTGTAATTGAAAATAGTTTTTCAAACCTGGTAAAAGAACTTTCTGCTCTTGATATTCAGGAACGGAAGTTATGTATTGTTACAGAACGAAGGGTGGCTTCCTATTATCTGGAAGAAGTTAAAAGTATTTTAGAAGGCAGATGTGCAAAGGTAGAAGTATATATTTTTCAGGAAGGGGAGGCAAGTAAAAATTTATCCACAGTAGATAATCTGTATCACTTTCTGATTACACATGAATTTGACAGAAAAGATATGCTCCTTGCACTTGGCGGCGGAGTTACCGGAGATCTGACAGGATTTGCTGCTGCTACTTATCTGCGGGGAATCGACTTCGTACAGATTCCTACAAGTCTGCTCGCACAGGTGGACAGCAGTATCGGAGGAAAAACAGGAGTAGATTATCATGCATATAAAAATATGGTAGGTGCTTTTTATATGCCAAAACTGGTATACATTAATGTAAATACGATAAAGACACTTTCTGAGCGACAGTATCACAGTGGACTTGGAGAGGTCATCAAACATGGACTTATTCGTGATAGAGCATATTTTGAATGGATAAAAGCGAATAAAGAAGCCATTGCAGAAAGAAAAGACGAAGCACTCGCACATATGGTAGAGGAAAGCTGCCTTATTAAAAGAGCGGTGGTTGAGGAAGACCCAAAGGAACATGGTGTCCGCGCCCTGCTTAATTTCGGGCATACGTTAGGACATTCTATAGAAAAGTTAATGAATTTCTCACTGACACATGGAGAATGTGTGGCAATTGGTTCATTGTTAGCAGCGGATATATCAAGTAAAAGAGGATATATTAGTGAACAGGAAAACAAAGAAATCAAAAACATTTATGCATATTTTGATTTTCCAGCATTGCCGAAAGAACTTAAGGCAAAAGAAGTTGTGAAAGAAACAAAACACGATAAAAAAATGGAACATGGAAAGATTAAGTTCATTTTATTAGACCAGATTGGAAAGGCAGCAATTTATCAGGATGTCACTCCAGAAGAAATGCTTGCCGTTATAGAACAGGGAGAAGTATAA
- a CDS encoding cell division protein SepF: MKFAEKFLNMMKLSDADDETEPFDEEYNEVTEEGYDSDEEEEDEEEDDEPHKPILSLRRKKKEVSDSEEFDGNQGRVIQFHGKEEGESVKVIRAQTFNEAQIVAEFLKEGKTIVVNLEGIEIGKAQRIIDFIGGACFAVDGSLKAISNNIFIVAPGNIEVTGDLREELVSEDMLSPELSNF; the protein is encoded by the coding sequence GTGAAGTTTGCGGAAAAGTTTTTAAACATGATGAAGTTAAGCGATGCAGATGACGAAACCGAACCATTTGATGAAGAATACAACGAAGTGACAGAAGAAGGATATGACAGTGATGAGGAAGAGGAAGATGAGGAAGAAGATGATGAGCCTCATAAACCAATTCTTTCTCTGAGACGGAAGAAGAAGGAAGTATCCGATTCAGAAGAGTTCGATGGTAATCAGGGAAGAGTAATTCAGTTTCATGGAAAAGAAGAAGGTGAAAGTGTGAAAGTAATCAGAGCGCAGACATTTAATGAAGCACAGATCGTAGCAGAATTCTTAAAGGAAGGGAAGACGATCGTGGTGAATCTTGAGGGAATCGAGATTGGAAAGGCACAGCGTATCATTGATTTTATCGGAGGTGCATGCTTTGCAGTAGATGGTTCCTTAAAGGCAATTTCTAATAACATTTTTATCGTAGCTCCAGGAAATATTGAAGTAACAGGAGATCTCAGGGAAGAGCTTGTCAGTGAAGATATGCTGTCACCGGAGCTTTCAAACTTTTAG
- a CDS encoding YggS family pyridoxal phosphate-dependent enzyme, which produces MLKDNLKKVQTNIKSACERAGRKPEEVTLVAVSKMKPLSDIEELLETGQMEYGENYVQELCEKYENISKPVHWHMIGHLQTNKVKYIIDKVELIHSVDSFHLAKQIEKEAVKKNVEAQILVQVNIAQEDTKFGIDGPEVIALVEEISKLPHVHVRGLMTSAPFVDDPEENRCYFKKLHQLFIDIREKNIDNVSMDILSMGMTNDYEVAIEEGSTMVRVGTGIFGARNYNK; this is translated from the coding sequence ATGCTTAAAGATAATTTAAAAAAAGTACAGACAAATATTAAAAGCGCATGTGAAAGAGCAGGAAGAAAACCGGAAGAAGTTACGTTAGTGGCAGTAAGTAAGATGAAACCTCTTTCTGATATTGAAGAGCTTCTTGAGACGGGACAGATGGAATATGGTGAAAACTATGTGCAGGAGCTGTGTGAGAAGTATGAGAATATTTCCAAACCAGTACACTGGCATATGATTGGACATCTTCAGACGAATAAAGTAAAGTATATTATTGATAAAGTAGAATTAATTCACTCCGTAGATTCCTTCCATCTGGCAAAGCAGATTGAAAAAGAAGCGGTAAAGAAGAATGTAGAAGCGCAGATTCTTGTACAGGTAAACATCGCACAGGAAGATACCAAGTTTGGAATCGATGGACCGGAAGTGATCGCACTGGTAGAAGAAATCAGTAAGTTGCCGCATGTTCATGTAAGGGGATTGATGACAAGCGCTCCTTTTGTGGACGATCCAGAAGAAAATCGCTGTTATTTTAAAAAATTACATCAATTATTTATTGACATTAGAGAGAAAAACATTGATAATGTATCTATGGACATTTTATCTATGGGGATGACCAACGATTACGAAGTGGCCATAGAAGAAGGTTCGACGATGGTACGTGTCGGTACCGGAATCTTTGGGGCGCGGAATTACAATAAATAA
- a CDS encoding HlyD family efflux transporter periplasmic adaptor subunit, translating into MAKQKKKSVHLHMNLGTLIFLIIVIYLMAYILSYLGKSKLAIYEVSASDIVDSIDGTGVILRKETLVHTEQSGYINYYVQEGSMIRQNGTVYTVDTTGKVRKYLKQMLEKKNSVSQDEKEQVVEKLKVFSEGYTDNNFSLLYETQNDISSTLLAYTDTMLAQNKEELAQKYGQSAYITAASPKEGLVSFLSDGMEKLEQEKVSKNIFVNKVKMKDLRTDKKQKAGKPVYRLVEGQDWQLMIPVNKNDYDRLKKREEDRQTIQVTFHKDNFVAAAQYHCLKQNDSYYVILSFDNYIQRYLNQRYLYVSLTLSETKGLKIPSSSLVKKEVYKIPKSFLVNGGNSSKKEQVNIMKTNKKGEKVLTQAAVNVYKSDEDYVYVYSANLTKGTVLSETNKEKIYTLKNKSQIQGVYIVNRGYTVFKQIEMVERNEDYCIVSAKNSGIELYDRIILNSDTVKEDQVIY; encoded by the coding sequence ATGGCAAAACAAAAAAAGAAAAGTGTACATTTGCATATGAATCTCGGAACTTTGATATTTCTCATTATTGTGATCTATCTGATGGCATACATATTGAGTTATCTTGGAAAAAGCAAACTGGCAATCTATGAGGTGAGCGCAAGTGATATCGTAGACAGTATCGATGGAACGGGAGTGATTCTTCGAAAAGAAACTCTGGTGCATACAGAACAAAGTGGATATATTAATTATTATGTTCAGGAAGGTTCAATGATTCGTCAAAATGGTACAGTCTATACGGTAGATACTACAGGAAAAGTACGAAAGTATTTGAAACAGATGCTTGAGAAAAAGAATTCCGTCAGTCAGGATGAAAAAGAACAGGTAGTAGAGAAATTAAAAGTATTCAGTGAAGGTTATACAGATAATAATTTTTCTCTTCTGTATGAAACACAGAATGATATCAGTAGTACGCTTTTAGCATATACAGATACAATGCTTGCTCAGAATAAAGAAGAGCTTGCACAGAAATACGGACAGAGTGCATATATTACAGCCGCATCGCCTAAAGAAGGCTTGGTTTCTTTTTTATCTGATGGAATGGAAAAGCTAGAACAGGAAAAAGTTTCAAAAAATATTTTTGTCAATAAAGTGAAGATGAAGGATCTTCGCACAGATAAAAAACAAAAAGCGGGAAAACCGGTATATCGTCTTGTAGAGGGACAGGACTGGCAGCTAATGATTCCTGTTAATAAGAATGATTATGATCGTTTAAAGAAGAGGGAAGAAGACAGACAGACGATTCAGGTGACATTCCATAAAGATAATTTTGTGGCAGCAGCACAATATCATTGTTTAAAACAGAATGACAGTTATTATGTTATTCTGAGTTTTGATAATTATATACAAAGATATTTGAATCAGAGATATCTTTATGTGTCACTTACTTTATCAGAAACCAAGGGATTAAAAATTCCGTCAAGTTCTCTTGTAAAAAAGGAAGTATATAAAATTCCAAAAAGTTTTCTTGTAAATGGCGGCAACTCTTCGAAAAAAGAGCAGGTCAACATAATGAAGACAAACAAAAAGGGAGAAAAGGTTTTGACACAGGCAGCTGTGAATGTTTATAAATCGGATGAAGATTATGTCTATGTTTATTCTGCGAATCTGACAAAAGGTACAGTTCTATCGGAAACCAATAAAGAAAAGATCTATACATTAAAGAATAAGAGTCAGATACAGGGCGTTTATATTGTAAACAGAGGTTATACTGTTTTTAAACAGATCGAGATGGTAGAGAGAAATGAAGACTATTGTATTGTATCTGCAAAAAACAGCGGAATAGAACTTTATGACCGAATTATTTTAAATAGTGATACAGTAAAGGAAGACCAGGTGATTTATTAA
- a CDS encoding TIGR01212 family radical SAM protein (This family includes YhcC from E. coli K-12, an uncharacterized radical SAM protein.): protein MEKQYYYAYSQYLKDKYGEKVYKLPVNLPVTCPNKKDGKGCLFCAEAGTGFEASDSSVSVFEQLAASRTKVEKRYHAHKFIAYFQNYTNTFLPLDRLLGYMEEASKVEDIVEISISTRPDCIRQDYLEAFYEFSSRTGIEVSIELGLQTVNYHTLMEMNRGHGLAEFIDAVLRIAPYHFPVCVHMILNLPGDTMDDAEESARILSTLPISMVKLHSLYIPKQCELYDKYIRGEIEICPKEEYLNRLTEFIALLRPDITVERLFSRIPEKDSAFSNWGNSWWKLTDEWKALMEEKGYVQGTKYNYLNGAALNRWEI from the coding sequence ATGGAAAAACAATATTATTATGCATATTCACAATATTTAAAAGATAAATACGGAGAGAAAGTATATAAGCTTCCTGTGAATCTTCCCGTAACCTGCCCAAATAAAAAAGATGGAAAGGGCTGTCTTTTCTGCGCGGAAGCAGGGACAGGATTTGAAGCAAGTGACAGTTCAGTTTCTGTTTTTGAACAGTTAGCAGCATCAAGGACAAAAGTAGAAAAACGTTATCATGCACATAAGTTTATTGCTTACTTTCAGAATTATACCAATACATTTCTTCCTTTAGACAGATTACTTGGCTATATGGAAGAAGCATCAAAAGTAGAGGATATTGTTGAGATTTCAATTTCGACAAGACCGGATTGCATCAGACAGGATTACCTGGAAGCATTTTATGAATTCAGTAGCCGGACAGGAATAGAAGTATCTATAGAACTTGGATTACAGACAGTGAATTATCATACATTAATGGAGATGAACCGAGGTCATGGACTCGCAGAATTTATTGATGCGGTTTTAAGAATTGCGCCGTATCATTTTCCTGTTTGCGTACATATGATTCTGAACCTTCCGGGGGATACGATGGATGATGCGGAGGAATCTGCAAGAATCCTGTCTACATTGCCGATTTCCATGGTGAAGCTGCATTCTTTATACATTCCTAAGCAGTGCGAATTATATGATAAGTATATTCGTGGAGAAATCGAAATTTGCCCCAAAGAAGAATATTTAAACAGATTAACAGAGTTTATTGCATTATTAAGACCGGACATTACAGTGGAAAGATTGTTTAGCCGTATCCCTGAAAAAGATTCCGCTTTTTCAAATTGGGGAAACAGCTGGTGGAAATTAACAGATGAATGGAAGGCGCTCATGGAAGAGAAAGGGTATGTTCAGGGAACAAAGTACAATTATCTCAACGGGGCAGCTTTAAATAGATGGGAGATATAA
- a CDS encoding D-alanyl-D-alanine carboxypeptidase family protein, which produces MKKRIICTISIFVLVAALCSGCSGNPFKITDSFASYYAENKEEAGSDLEGMAAELAVVSDSEATDPNYQSNDYADLLINDSANEIVQSYHCFDKLYPASITKVMTALLTLEHGNMDDEITLKHDINLTEDGAVISTLTKGDTVTVSQVFHTMLIKSANDCAVILAEYVAGSEAKFIDMMNERAKELGATHTHFVNPNGLHNNDHYTTAYDLYLIFKEAVKHEEFVDTVSSKDYTMTYTTAKKTQINEYMQSTNYYLLNEFPVPEGVVMYGGKTGTTSMAKSCLILMTKNKKGERFFSVVLGAETKEALYSSMTRLLEKTTN; this is translated from the coding sequence ATGAAAAAGAGAATAATATGCACAATCAGTATTTTTGTGTTAGTAGCAGCGTTGTGTAGTGGATGCAGTGGGAATCCTTTTAAGATCACAGATTCTTTTGCATCTTACTATGCAGAGAATAAAGAAGAGGCAGGTTCAGATTTAGAGGGGATGGCAGCAGAACTTGCAGTAGTGTCTGATTCAGAAGCGACAGACCCGAATTATCAGAGCAATGATTATGCGGATTTATTGATTAATGACAGTGCGAACGAGATTGTACAATCATATCATTGTTTTGATAAGTTATATCCGGCCAGTATTACAAAGGTAATGACTGCATTGCTGACATTAGAGCATGGAAATATGGATGACGAGATTACGTTAAAGCATGACATTAATTTAACAGAAGACGGAGCAGTGATCAGTACCCTTACAAAGGGAGATACCGTCACTGTAAGCCAGGTTTTCCATACGATGCTGATCAAATCTGCAAATGACTGTGCAGTAATACTTGCTGAGTATGTAGCAGGTTCTGAAGCCAAGTTTATAGATATGATGAATGAGCGGGCCAAAGAATTAGGAGCGACACATACACATTTTGTCAATCCAAACGGACTTCACAATAACGATCATTATACGACTGCGTACGATCTTTATCTAATCTTTAAAGAGGCAGTGAAGCATGAAGAATTTGTTGATACAGTATCTTCAAAGGACTATACAATGACATATACTACAGCAAAGAAAACACAGATTAATGAGTATATGCAGAGTACAAACTACTATCTTCTGAATGAATTCCCTGTACCGGAAGGTGTAGTGATGTATGGTGGCAAGACGGGAACGACCTCTATGGCGAAGTCCTGTCTGATATTGATGACAAAGAATAAAAAAGGAGAGCGTTTTTTCTCCGTTGTACTTGGAGCAGAAACAAAGGAGGCTTTGTATTCGTCAATGACCAGACTATTAGAAAAAACAACAAATTAA
- the mgsA gene encoding methylglyoxal synthase, translated as MNIGLIAHDGKKKLMQNFCIAYRGILNKHELFATATTGRLIEEVTNLTIHKYLAGPLGGEQQMASQIEHNLIDMVIFLRDPQNQQLHEPDIFNVMHLCDVHNIPLATNLATAELLVKALERGDLEWREMYR; from the coding sequence ATGAATATTGGATTAATCGCACATGATGGAAAGAAGAAATTAATGCAGAATTTTTGTATTGCTTATCGAGGAATTCTTAATAAGCATGAACTGTTTGCAACCGCAACAACAGGAAGACTTATTGAGGAAGTAACGAACCTCACGATACACAAATATCTGGCAGGACCACTTGGTGGAGAACAGCAGATGGCTTCTCAGATTGAACATAATCTCATCGATATGGTTATTTTCCTGAGAGACCCACAGAATCAGCAGCTTCATGAGCCGGATATATTTAATGTAATGCATTTATGTGATGTACACAATATTCCACTTGCAACGAATCTTGCAACAGCAGAGTTATTAGTTAAGGCTCTTGAAAGAGGAGACCTTGAGTGGAGAGAAATGTACAGATAG
- a CDS encoding FtsW/RodA/SpoVE family cell cycle protein, producing the protein MLKQKYQFKNYNWVLISAVLILSGMGVMFINSADSSYTSKQLIGLIFCAGIMLLLSVVNFNFVCGFSRILYLINIVLLVLVKLVGVKVNGAQRWINLGFTRLQPSELTKIIMIIFVAVYIQEHEEDFMEWKVLFKLALLCALPLFLVVIEPNLSTTLDITFILMSVIFVGGLSGTLIKKCLKIIIPIIIPLGFLFIWYIQTPNQVLLHDYQVTRIMTFLEPSKYSSTTAYQQDNSVMAIGSGKLYGKGLNNNTIADVTVSDTGFVSEQQTDFIFSVVGEETGFIGSVIVIALLAIIMIECFKTAYVAKNMSGRLIAVGMAALIGFQSFINIGVATELLPNTGLPLPFVSYGLTSLLSYMAGIGIVLNIGLQRHY; encoded by the coding sequence ATGTTAAAACAGAAATACCAATTTAAAAATTATAATTGGGTGTTGATAAGCGCAGTTCTTATTTTAAGCGGGATGGGAGTGATGTTTATCAATAGTGCGGACAGCAGCTATACGAGTAAACAGTTGATTGGACTAATATTTTGTGCAGGAATCATGTTATTGTTGTCTGTTGTGAATTTTAATTTTGTATGTGGCTTCAGCAGGATTTTGTACCTGATTAATATTGTGCTCCTTGTTCTCGTAAAACTTGTTGGTGTTAAAGTAAATGGTGCCCAGAGATGGATTAATCTTGGCTTTACAAGACTTCAGCCGTCAGAATTGACCAAAATTATTATGATAATATTTGTGGCGGTGTACATACAGGAACATGAAGAAGATTTCATGGAATGGAAAGTACTTTTTAAACTTGCTCTATTGTGTGCGCTGCCTCTTTTCCTGGTAGTGATAGAACCGAACCTTTCAACTACGTTAGATATTACATTCATATTGATGTCTGTAATTTTTGTAGGAGGTCTTTCCGGTACACTGATTAAAAAATGTCTCAAAATAATCATACCGATCATCATACCGCTGGGCTTCCTTTTTATCTGGTACATACAGACACCGAATCAGGTATTACTTCATGATTATCAGGTTACCAGAATTATGACATTTTTAGAGCCTTCAAAATATTCGTCTACGACCGCATATCAGCAGGATAATTCTGTTATGGCAATCGGCTCAGGCAAACTATATGGAAAGGGACTGAATAATAATACGATCGCAGATGTTACAGTATCTGATACGGGATTTGTGTCAGAACAGCAGACCGACTTTATCTTTTCTGTAGTCGGAGAAGAAACAGGGTTTATCGGAAGTGTTATTGTTATTGCATTATTGGCTATAATAATGATAGAATGTTTTAAGACGGCATATGTCGCGAAGAATATGAGTGGACGGCTCATTGCAGTAGGAATGGCTGCACTGATTGGTTTCCAGTCATTTATTAATATCGGAGTGGCAACAGAATTACTTCCGAATACAGGATTGCCGTTGCCATTTGTAAGTTATGGATTAACATCATTGTTAAGTTATATGGCAGGTATAGGGATTGTGCTAAATATAGGATTACAAAGACACTACTAG
- the minE gene encoding cell division topological specificity factor MinE, translating to MGFMDSFLRKKTSGSTAKDRLKLVLVSDRANCSPETMELIKNDIIKVISKYMEIDTEGLDIQITQTESDGGHGNVPAIYANIPIKELRSPR from the coding sequence ATGGGGTTCATGGATAGCTTTCTTAGAAAAAAAACATCGGGCAGTACGGCGAAAGACCGTTTGAAGCTTGTTCTGGTATCTGACAGAGCAAACTGTTCACCGGAAACGATGGAATTAATAAAAAACGACATAATAAAAGTAATTTCAAAATACATGGAGATTGATACAGAAGGACTGGATATTCAGATAACCCAGACAGAGTCGGATGGAGGACATGGAAATGTTCCGGCAATTTATGCCAATATACCGATCAAAGAACTAAGATCTCCTAGATAG